In one window of Henckelia pumila isolate YLH828 chromosome 1, ASM3356847v2, whole genome shotgun sequence DNA:
- the LOC140894492 gene encoding uncharacterized protein, with product MQVGPKPLLGGENSEEARNWMARIESDFRAFKCTEEENMEVLEFVLDGSVRLWWDAKAAQARTERGRVTWEDFCQPFQILYFLPSIRQARSMELLTLRQGSMTVDEYQQQFINLLPYSPHINEGDASKYDLSARLE from the coding sequence atgcaggtaggaccgaaacccttgttggGAGGAGAGAATTCTGAGGAAGCGAGAAACTGGATGGCTAGGATCGAAAGTGATTTTCGTGCTTTCAAGTGTACCGAGGAGGAGAATATGGAGGTTCTAGAGTTTGTTCTAGATGGAAGTGtgcgcttatggtgggatgccaaggcagCTCAGGcgcgtactgagagaggacgggTGACTTGGGAGGATTTCTGTCAGCCGTTCCAGATATTATATTTTCTTCCATCTATCCGTcaggcacgatcgatggagttgcttacacTGAGACAGGGATCTATGACtgtcgatgagtatcagcagcaATTCATTAATCTGCTACCTTATAGTCCCCATATCAATGAgggtgatgcgtccaagtatgatctttctgcaaggcttgaataA